One window of the Polyangium spumosum genome contains the following:
- a CDS encoding AAA family ATPase gives MFLRSLKLNRLLSFGPDAEAVELRPLNVLIGPNGSGKSNFIEAISLLKAAPKDLAVPIREGGGTAEWLWKGNSTGHAAVEAVTNVWIRHQFAFIAVNHRLHLTNERIADIGEDGTADVPYFNFANSREATLYGNRDESVIINFDREQSVLSQVKGPNYPGLGMLAEYYEDIRLYRDFTFGRRSPARRPQPADLPTDHLMENAENLGLILNKFRRDIPTKKALIEGLKKVFDGITDFSVQVEANTAQIFLEEEGWTIPATRVSDGTMRWLSLLAILLDPNPPALVCIEEPELGLHPDLMNPLARLLKDASERMQIIITTHSEALVGAFTETPEDVLVCERRDGSTTMQRLDREQLSEWLEEYSLGQLWSKGILGGNRW, from the coding sequence ATGTTCCTGCGAAGCCTGAAGCTGAACCGGCTGCTCTCGTTTGGTCCGGATGCGGAGGCGGTCGAGCTCCGGCCGCTGAACGTGCTCATCGGGCCGAATGGGTCGGGGAAGTCGAATTTCATCGAGGCGATCAGCCTGTTGAAGGCGGCGCCGAAGGATCTGGCTGTGCCGATCCGGGAGGGTGGAGGTACGGCTGAGTGGCTCTGGAAGGGAAACTCCACGGGACACGCCGCCGTGGAGGCTGTCACGAATGTATGGATTCGACATCAATTCGCATTCATCGCCGTCAACCACCGACTCCATCTAACGAACGAGCGCATTGCCGACATTGGAGAAGACGGCACTGCGGACGTGCCATATTTCAACTTCGCGAACTCACGCGAAGCGACCCTATACGGAAACCGCGACGAGTCCGTCATCATAAACTTCGACCGCGAACAGTCAGTGTTGTCGCAGGTCAAGGGACCCAACTATCCGGGGTTGGGTATGTTGGCCGAATACTACGAAGACATTCGACTCTATCGCGACTTCACCTTCGGGCGTCGCTCCCCCGCTCGTAGGCCACAGCCTGCGGATCTCCCCACGGATCACTTGATGGAGAACGCCGAAAATCTCGGGCTGATTCTCAACAAGTTCCGTCGTGACATCCCGACTAAAAAGGCGCTCATCGAGGGGCTCAAAAAGGTCTTCGATGGGATCACGGATTTTTCGGTACAGGTCGAGGCCAACACCGCGCAGATTTTCCTCGAAGAAGAAGGATGGACGATCCCCGCGACGCGAGTCTCGGACGGCACGATGCGCTGGCTCTCCCTCCTCGCGATTCTCCTCGATCCCAATCCTCCTGCCCTCGTCTGCATCGAGGAGCCCGAGCTCGGCTTGCACCCAGACCTGATGAACCCGCTCGCGCGTCTCCTGAAGGACGCCTCCGAGCGGATGCAGATCATCATCACCACGCACTCGGAGGCGCTCGTCGGTGCCTTCACCGAGACCCCCGAAGACGTCCTCGTCTGCGAGCGACGTGACGGCTCGACGACGATGCAGCGGCTCGATCGTGAGCAGCTCTCCGAGTGGCTCGAGGAGTATTCCCTTGGGCAACTCTGGTCCAAAGGCATCCTCGGAGGGAATCGGTGGTGA